One genomic window of Glycine soja cultivar W05 chromosome 9, ASM419377v2, whole genome shotgun sequence includes the following:
- the LOC114367077 gene encoding probable receptor-like serine/threonine-protein kinase At5g57670 produces MKYIRSNSLKRLFSFGRRGFGEENDVGLVVSPCEEHPPRPSWKCFSYEELFDATNGFSSENVIGRGGYAEVYKGTLNGGDEVAVKRLTRTSTDERKEKEFLLEIGTIGHVRHSNVLPLLGCCIDNGLYLVFELSTVGSVASLIHDENLPPLDWKTRYKIALGTARGLHYLHKGCKRRIIHRDIKASNILLTADFEPKISDFGLARWLPSQWTHHSIAPIEGTFGHLAPEYYLHGVVDEKTDVFAFGVFLLEVISGRKPVDGSHQSLHSWAKPILSKGEIENLVDPRLGGAYDVTQFNRVAFAASLCIRASATCRPIMSEVLEVMEEWEMDKGKWEMPEEEEQEEELWGFEDLEYEYDSSFSMSLPYSVGST; encoded by the exons ATGAAGTATATTAGGAGCAACAGCTTGAAGAGGCTCTTCTCGTTTGGAAGACGCGGTTTTGGGGAGGAAAACGATGTAGGGTTGGTGGTTTCTCCTTGTGAAGAGCACCCTCCAAGACCCTCTTGGAAATGCTTCTCTTATGAAGAGTTATTTGATGCCACCAATGGCTTTAGCTCAG AGAATGTGATTGGGAGAGGAGGGTATGCAGAGGTTTATAAGGGAACATTGAATGGTGGTGATGAAGTTGCGGTGAAGAGGCTCACAAGAACTTCAACGGATGAAAGGAAGGAGAAGGAGTTTCTGTTAGAGATTGGAACCATTGGTCACGTGCGCCATTCCAACGTGTTGCCTCTTCTTGGGTGTTGCATTGACAATGGACTTTACCTGGTTTTTGAGCTATCCACTGTTGGTTCTGTTGCTTCTCTTATTCATG ATGAGAACTTGCCTCCTTTGGATTGGAAAACAAGGTATAAGATAGCTCTAGGCACTGCACGTGGCCTTCACTACTTGCACAAAGGCTGCAAGAGGAGGATCATTCATAGGGACATCAAGGCCTCAAACATTTTGTTAACTGCAGATTTTGAACCGAAG ATATCTGATTTTGGACTTGCAAGGTGGCTTCCCTCTCAGTGGACTCACCATTCAATAGCCCCAATAGAAGGGACATTTGG GCATTTGGCACCTGAGTACTACTTGCATGGAGTAGTGGATGAGAAAACAGATGTATTTGCCTTTGGTGTGTTCTTGCTTGAAGTCATCTCTGGGAGGAAACCAGTGGATGGGTCTCACCAAAGCTTGCACAGCTGG GCTAAACCAATACTAAGCAAAGGGGAGATAGAAAATTTGGTAGATCCAAGGCTTGGAGGGGCTTATGACGTGACACAGTTTAATAGAGTAGCCTTTGCTGCCTCCCTTTGCATTAGGGCATCTGCAACTTGCAGACCTATCATGAGTGAG GTACTGGAGGTAATGGAGGAGTGGGAGATGGATAAAGGGAAGTGGGAAATGCCAGAGGAAGAAGAGCAAGAGGAGGAATTATGGGGTTTTGAGGATCTGGAATATGAATATGACAGTTCCTTTTCAATGTCACTACCATACTCTGTTGGAAGTACTTAG
- the LOC114367880 gene encoding putative inactive cadmium/zinc-transporting ATPase HMA3 isoform X1 — MVENMKRSSFEVLGMCCATEEALVERILKPLRGVKDVSVIVPTRTVTVVHDVLLISESQIADALNAARLEASLRLQGETDNEKKWPDLTTMVCGLLLALSFLKYAYQPLGWLALGSVVIGFPKVLLRAIASIKALTLNINILVLLAVCGTAALQDFWEAGIIIFLFSIAQWLETRATHKAMVAMSSLTSMAPQKAVIAETGELVDVNDVKINTILAVKAGDAIPLDGIVVEGKCEVDEKMLTGESLPVTKELDSVVWAGTINVNGYISVKTTVLAKDTVVARMSKLVEEASSRKSRTQRFIDHFAKYYIPAVVLISASIAVVPAALKVPNIKPWFHLAIVVLLSACPCALILSTPVAIFCALTKAAISGLLLKGGDYIETLSGIKTVAFDKTGTITRGEFTVTDFSVSVDDISIETLLYWVSSVESKSSHPMAAALVEYGMLNSVKPIPENVENFQNFPGEGVYGIINGKDIYIGNRRIGARAGSERVDCRTQCQSHEISTPKQYCGPTLVGVFRLADTCRSGALEAIEELKLLGVRSVMLTGDSSQAAMYAQSQLNHALDIVHAELLPAEKAVIIENFKKDGLIAMIGDGMNDAPALATADIGISMGISGSALANETGNAILMSNDIRKIPEAIRLARKTTRKLIENVIISIGFKSVILALAIAGYPIVWLAVLTDVGTCLLVILNSMLILQEKTKYERKSTSSKYGTFSEDMTTALLDKKSNSNENKAVLSAEKCGKDCCKNDTYCEATTNKNESSGLSKLSSLKGNHNGNLVSIEVHIVKPCNGCGLGKVKMCEDFSCRTNNSSSDCCQEQSKTEKSDTGSIVTQEASIATLESDGYKGKSMDISKLSGTSVTPKCCKNLCCNDSVNNISNLSLSQPEIVIE, encoded by the exons ATGGTTGAAAATATGAAGAGAAGTAGCTTTGAAGTGTTGGGAATGTGCTGTGCTACAGAAGAAGCACTGGTTGAAAGAATTTTGAAGCCTCTTCGTGGAGTCAAAGACGTCTCAGTGATAGTCCCTACAAGAACAGTCACTGTGGTCCATGATGTTCTCTTGATTTCTGAGTCACAAATAG CCGATGCACTGAATGCTGCAAGGCTTGAAGCTAGTTTGAGACTACAGGGAGAGACTGATAATGAAAAGAAATGGCCAGATTTAACTACGATGGTGTGTGGCTTGTTACTAGCACTTTCTTTCTTGAAGTATGCATATCAACCTTTGGGATGGTTGGCACTTGGTTCTGTTGTCATTGGCTTCCCTAAGGTTCTACTCAGGGCCATAGCTTCCATAAAGGCTCTTACTCTTAATATCAACATTCTGGTTCTATTGGCTG TGTGTGGTACTGCTGCTTTACAAGATTTTTGGGAGGCTGGAATCATCATATTCCTATTCTCCATTGCTCAATGGCTTGAGACAAGAGCAACTCACAAG GCAATGGTTGCTATGTCCTCTTTAACAAGCATGGCTCCTCAAAAGGCCGTTATTGCTGAAACTGGGGAACTTGTTGACGTCAATGATGTTAAGATCAACACTATACTTGCAGTCAAGGCTGGTGATGCTATTCCTCTTGATGGAATCGTGGTGGAAGGAAAGTGTGAAGTTGATGAAAAAATGTTAACAGGAGAATCATTACCTGTGACCAAGGAGTTAGATTCAGTAGTATGGGCTGGAACTATTAATGTGAATG GATATATAAGTGTAAAAACTACTGTTTTGGCAAAAGACACAGTGGTGGCTAGAATGTCAAAACTTGTTGAAGAAGCTTCTAGCAGAAAATCTCGAACACAAAGATTCATAGATCATTTTGCGAAGTACTATATTCCTG CTGTCGTCTTGATTTCTGCTAGCATTGCTGTGGTTCCAGCTGCATTAAAAGTTCCTAATATTAAGCCTTGGTTTCATCTGGCAATTGTGGTTTTATTGAGTGCATGCCCTTGTGCTCTCATCCTCTCCACACCTGTTGCAATCTTTTGTGCTCTCACAAAAGCAGCAATAAGTGGATTACTATTGAAAGGTGGAGATTATATTGAAACACTTTCTGGAATTAAGACAGTTGCTTTTGATAAAACGGGCACAATAACAAGAGGAGAGTTCACTGTGACAGATTTTTCTGTTTCTGTAGATGACATTAGCATTGAAACTTTACTGTACtg GGTTTCAAGTGTTGAGAGTAAATCAAGTCATCCTATGGCAGCTGCACTAGTGGAATATGGAATGTTGAATTCTGTCAAGCCAATCCCTGAAAATGTGgagaattttcaaaattttccaggGGAAGGAGTTTATGGTATAATTAATGGGAAGGATATCTATATAGGCAATAGGAGAATCGGTGCTAGAGCTGGCTCTGAAAGAG TTGATTGTCGCACGCAATGTCAAAGCCATGAAATTTCTACCCCGAAGCAATACTGTGGACCAACTCTGGTTGGAGTCTTCAGGTTAGCTGATACATGCAGATCAGGGGCATTGGAGGCAATAGAAGAGCTAAAGTTGTTAGGTGTGAGATCAGTCATGCTAACTGGAGATAGCTCTCAGGCTGCTATGTATGCTCAGAGTCAG TTGAACCATGCTCTAGACATTGTTCATGCAGAGCTTCTACCTGCAGAAAAGGCAGTGATCATCGAGAATTTCAAGAAAGATGGGCTAATAGCCATGATTGGAGATGGCATGAATGATGCTCCTGCATTAGCCACAGCTGACATCGGTATCTCAATGGGAATATCAGGTTCAGCTCTTGCAAATGAAACAGGCAATGCAATTCTCATGTCGAATGACATACGAAAAATACCTGAAGCCATTCGACTAGCAAGAAAAACTACTAGAAAGCTAATTGAGAATGTCATTATTTCAATTGGCTTCAAGAGTGTCATACTTGCATTGGCAATTGCAGGATACCCTATAGTCTGGCTTGCTGTGTTGACTGATGTTGGGACCTGTCTACTTGTTATTCTCAATAGCATGTTAATTTTACAGGAGAAAactaaatatgaaagaaaatctACAAGTTCCAAATACGGAACTTTCTCGGAAGATATGACCACAGCTCTACTTGACAAGAAAAGTAATAGCAATGAGAACAAAGCAGTTCTCTCCGCTGAAAAGTGTGGTAAAGATTGTTGTAAAAACGACACTTATTGTGAAGCAACTACAAACAAGAATGAATCTTCTGGACTTTCAAAGTTGAGCTCACTGAAGGGAAACCACAATGGGAACTTGGTATCTATCGAAGTGCACATTGTGAAACCTTGCAATGGTTGTGGTCTAGGCAAAGTCAAAATGTGTGAGGACTTCTCATGCAGAACAAATAATAGTAGCTCTGATTGTTGCCAAGAGCAATCTAAGACTGAGAAAAGTGACACTGGTTCTATTGTTACACAAGaagctagcattgccacattaGAGTCTGATGGCTATAAGGGCAAGTCTATGGATATTTCAAAGTTGTCTGGGACAAGTGTGACTCCCAAGTGTTGCAAGAACTTGTGCTGTAATGATAGTGTTAACAATATTAGTAACCTTAGCCTTAGCCAGCCCGAAATTGTTATCGAGTGA
- the LOC114367880 gene encoding cadmium/zinc-transporting ATPase HMA2-like isoform X2, with translation MVENMKRSSFEVLGMCCATEEALVERILKPLRGVKDVSVIVPTRTVTVVHDVLLISESQIADALNAARLEASLRLQGETDNEKKWPDLTTMVCGLLLALSFLKYAYQPLGWLALGSVVIGFPKVLLRAIASIKALTLNINILVLLAVCGTAALQDFWEAGIIIFLFSIAQWLETRATHKAMVAMSSLTSMAPQKAVIAETGELVDVNDVKINTILAVKAGDAIPLDGIVVEGKCEVDEKMLTGESLPVTKELDSVVWAGTINVNGYISVKTTVLAKDTVVARMSKLVEEASSRKSRTQRFIDHFAKYYIPAVVLISASIAVVPAALKVPNIKPWFHLAIVVLLSACPCALILSTPVAIFCALTKAAISGLLLKGGDYIETLSGIKTVAFDKTGTITRGEFTVTDFSVSVDDISIETLLYWVSSVESKSSHPMAAALVEYGMLNSVKPIPENVENFQNFPGEGVYGIINGKDIYIGNRRIGARAGSERVDCRTQCQSHEISTPKQYCGPTLVGVFRLADTCRSGALEAIEELKLLGVRSVMLTGDSSQAAMYAQSQSFYLQKRQ, from the exons ATGGTTGAAAATATGAAGAGAAGTAGCTTTGAAGTGTTGGGAATGTGCTGTGCTACAGAAGAAGCACTGGTTGAAAGAATTTTGAAGCCTCTTCGTGGAGTCAAAGACGTCTCAGTGATAGTCCCTACAAGAACAGTCACTGTGGTCCATGATGTTCTCTTGATTTCTGAGTCACAAATAG CCGATGCACTGAATGCTGCAAGGCTTGAAGCTAGTTTGAGACTACAGGGAGAGACTGATAATGAAAAGAAATGGCCAGATTTAACTACGATGGTGTGTGGCTTGTTACTAGCACTTTCTTTCTTGAAGTATGCATATCAACCTTTGGGATGGTTGGCACTTGGTTCTGTTGTCATTGGCTTCCCTAAGGTTCTACTCAGGGCCATAGCTTCCATAAAGGCTCTTACTCTTAATATCAACATTCTGGTTCTATTGGCTG TGTGTGGTACTGCTGCTTTACAAGATTTTTGGGAGGCTGGAATCATCATATTCCTATTCTCCATTGCTCAATGGCTTGAGACAAGAGCAACTCACAAG GCAATGGTTGCTATGTCCTCTTTAACAAGCATGGCTCCTCAAAAGGCCGTTATTGCTGAAACTGGGGAACTTGTTGACGTCAATGATGTTAAGATCAACACTATACTTGCAGTCAAGGCTGGTGATGCTATTCCTCTTGATGGAATCGTGGTGGAAGGAAAGTGTGAAGTTGATGAAAAAATGTTAACAGGAGAATCATTACCTGTGACCAAGGAGTTAGATTCAGTAGTATGGGCTGGAACTATTAATGTGAATG GATATATAAGTGTAAAAACTACTGTTTTGGCAAAAGACACAGTGGTGGCTAGAATGTCAAAACTTGTTGAAGAAGCTTCTAGCAGAAAATCTCGAACACAAAGATTCATAGATCATTTTGCGAAGTACTATATTCCTG CTGTCGTCTTGATTTCTGCTAGCATTGCTGTGGTTCCAGCTGCATTAAAAGTTCCTAATATTAAGCCTTGGTTTCATCTGGCAATTGTGGTTTTATTGAGTGCATGCCCTTGTGCTCTCATCCTCTCCACACCTGTTGCAATCTTTTGTGCTCTCACAAAAGCAGCAATAAGTGGATTACTATTGAAAGGTGGAGATTATATTGAAACACTTTCTGGAATTAAGACAGTTGCTTTTGATAAAACGGGCACAATAACAAGAGGAGAGTTCACTGTGACAGATTTTTCTGTTTCTGTAGATGACATTAGCATTGAAACTTTACTGTACtg GGTTTCAAGTGTTGAGAGTAAATCAAGTCATCCTATGGCAGCTGCACTAGTGGAATATGGAATGTTGAATTCTGTCAAGCCAATCCCTGAAAATGTGgagaattttcaaaattttccaggGGAAGGAGTTTATGGTATAATTAATGGGAAGGATATCTATATAGGCAATAGGAGAATCGGTGCTAGAGCTGGCTCTGAAAGAG TTGATTGTCGCACGCAATGTCAAAGCCATGAAATTTCTACCCCGAAGCAATACTGTGGACCAACTCTGGTTGGAGTCTTCAGGTTAGCTGATACATGCAGATCAGGGGCATTGGAGGCAATAGAAGAGCTAAAGTTGTTAGGTGTGAGATCAGTCATGCTAACTGGAGATAGCTCTCAGGCTGCTATGTATGCTCAGAGTCAG AGCTTCTACCTGCAGAAAAGGCAGTGA
- the LOC114367881 gene encoding rust resistance kinase Lr10-like isoform X1 yields MSTGTSSLPTTFSSDNSSSNGGVVLFMMVMVLGLILIGILIWCSVPKCINWFDGIQKSSSRQTPDTKFMTLAVDKFLNDMEREKLIRFTDQQLRIATDNYSSLLGSGGFGKVYRGSLSNGTMIAVKVLRESSDKRIDEQFMAEVGTLGKVHHFNLVHLHGFCFEANLRALVYEYMVNGALEKYLFHESMTLSFEKLHEIAVGTARGIAYLHEECQQRIIHYDIKPGNILLDRNFNPKVADFGLAKLCNREITHLTLTKSRGTPGYAAPELWMPNFPVTHKCDVYSFGMLLFEIIGRRRNLDVELVESQEWFPVWVWKRFEAGEFEELIIACGIEEKNGEIAERMVNVALLCVQYRPDLRPIMRDVVKMLEGSVEVPKPVIPFPHLIDLTSTTGPVQASQTNTDASIGYYSSAMTTKSVNVLGTPTTTKYEIKLASV; encoded by the exons ATGTCCACGGGCACCTCCAGCTTGCCGACCACCTTCTCGAGTGACAATTCTAGTTCCAATGGAGGTGTAGTTCTATTTATGATGG TTATGGTTCTTGGATTGATATTGATAGGTATTCTCATTTGGTGCTCAGTGCCCAAATGCATAAATTGGTTTGACGGTATTCAGAAATCATCATCTAGACAGACACCAGACACAAAATTTATGACACTCGCTGTGGATAAGTTTCTGAATGACATGGAAAGAGAGAAGCTAATCAGGTTCACTGATCAACAGCTAAGGATTGCAACTGATAATTACTCTTCTCTGTTGGGATCTGGAGGATTCGGAAAAGTTTATAGAGGAAGTTTGAGTAATGGAACCATGATTGCTGTGAAGGTTCTACGTGAGAGTTCTGACAAGAGAATTGATGAACAGTTTATGGCAGAAGTGGGTACCCTTGGTAAAGTTCATCACTTCAATCTAGTTCATCTGCATGGATTTTGCTTTGAAGCAAACTTGAGAGCTCTGGTTTACGAGTACATGGTGAATGGCGCGCTTGAAAAATACCTGTTTCATGAAAGCATGACCTTATCATTTGAAAAGCTTCATGAGATCGCAGTTGGCACAGCGAGAGGCATCGCTTACTTGCATGAAGAATGCCAACAGAGAATAATCCACTATGACATTAAACCAGGAAATATTCTCTTGGACAGGAATTTCAATCCTAAAGTTGCTGATTTTGGTTTAGCCAAGCTTTGTAACCGGGAAATTACACATCTAACCTTGACCAAGAGTAGGGGGACTCCTGGTTATGCTGCACCTGAACTTTGGATGCCTAATTTTCCTGTGACTCACAAGTGTGATGTTTACAGCTTTGGAATGCTGTTATTTGAAATCATAGGCAGGAGAAGAAACCTTGACGTTGAACTTGTTGAAAGCCAGGAGTGGTTTCCAGTGTGGGTTTGGAAAAGATTTGAGGCTGGAGAATTTGAGGAGTTGATAATAGCATGTGggatagaagagaaaaatgggGAGATAGCAGAGAGAATGGTTAATGTAGCTCTATTGTGTGTTCAGTACAGGCCAGATTTAAGGCCTATAATGAGGGATGTGGTGAAAATGTTGGAAGGTTCTGTTGAAGTTCCAAAACCTGTGATTCCGTTTCCACACTTGATTGATTTGACTTCCACCACTGGTCCGGTCCAAGCATCACAAACCAATACTGATGCAAGTATTGGTTATTACTCTTCAGCAATGACAACCAAATCTGTCAATGTACTTGGCACTCCTACTACGACCAAGTATGAGATTAAATTAGCCTCTGTGTAG
- the LOC114367881 gene encoding rust resistance kinase Lr10-like isoform X3, with amino-acid sequence MSTGTSSLPTTFSSDNSSSNGGVVLFMMGILIWCSVPKCINWFDGIQKSSSRQTPDTKFMTLAVDKFLNDMEREKLIRFTDQQLRIATDNYSSLLGSGGFGKVYRGSLSNGTMIAVKVLRESSDKRIDEQFMAEVGTLGKVHHFNLVHLHGFCFEANLRALVYEYMVNGALEKYLFHESMTLSFEKLHEIAVGTARGIAYLHEECQQRIIHYDIKPGNILLDRNFNPKVADFGLAKLCNREITHLTLTKSRGTPGYAAPELWMPNFPVTHKCDVYSFGMLLFEIIGRRRNLDVELVESQEWFPVWVWKRFEAGEFEELIIACGIEEKNGEIAERMVNVALLCVQYRPDLRPIMRDVVKMLEGSVEVPKPVIPFPHLIDLTSTTGPVQASQTNTDASIGYYSSAMTTKSVNVLGTPTTTKYEIKLASV; translated from the exons ATGTCCACGGGCACCTCCAGCTTGCCGACCACCTTCTCGAGTGACAATTCTAGTTCCAATGGAGGTGTAGTTCTATTTATGATGG GTATTCTCATTTGGTGCTCAGTGCCCAAATGCATAAATTGGTTTGACGGTATTCAGAAATCATCATCTAGACAGACACCAGACACAAAATTTATGACACTCGCTGTGGATAAGTTTCTGAATGACATGGAAAGAGAGAAGCTAATCAGGTTCACTGATCAACAGCTAAGGATTGCAACTGATAATTACTCTTCTCTGTTGGGATCTGGAGGATTCGGAAAAGTTTATAGAGGAAGTTTGAGTAATGGAACCATGATTGCTGTGAAGGTTCTACGTGAGAGTTCTGACAAGAGAATTGATGAACAGTTTATGGCAGAAGTGGGTACCCTTGGTAAAGTTCATCACTTCAATCTAGTTCATCTGCATGGATTTTGCTTTGAAGCAAACTTGAGAGCTCTGGTTTACGAGTACATGGTGAATGGCGCGCTTGAAAAATACCTGTTTCATGAAAGCATGACCTTATCATTTGAAAAGCTTCATGAGATCGCAGTTGGCACAGCGAGAGGCATCGCTTACTTGCATGAAGAATGCCAACAGAGAATAATCCACTATGACATTAAACCAGGAAATATTCTCTTGGACAGGAATTTCAATCCTAAAGTTGCTGATTTTGGTTTAGCCAAGCTTTGTAACCGGGAAATTACACATCTAACCTTGACCAAGAGTAGGGGGACTCCTGGTTATGCTGCACCTGAACTTTGGATGCCTAATTTTCCTGTGACTCACAAGTGTGATGTTTACAGCTTTGGAATGCTGTTATTTGAAATCATAGGCAGGAGAAGAAACCTTGACGTTGAACTTGTTGAAAGCCAGGAGTGGTTTCCAGTGTGGGTTTGGAAAAGATTTGAGGCTGGAGAATTTGAGGAGTTGATAATAGCATGTGggatagaagagaaaaatgggGAGATAGCAGAGAGAATGGTTAATGTAGCTCTATTGTGTGTTCAGTACAGGCCAGATTTAAGGCCTATAATGAGGGATGTGGTGAAAATGTTGGAAGGTTCTGTTGAAGTTCCAAAACCTGTGATTCCGTTTCCACACTTGATTGATTTGACTTCCACCACTGGTCCGGTCCAAGCATCACAAACCAATACTGATGCAAGTATTGGTTATTACTCTTCAGCAATGACAACCAAATCTGTCAATGTACTTGGCACTCCTACTACGACCAAGTATGAGATTAAATTAGCCTCTGTGTAG
- the LOC114367881 gene encoding rust resistance kinase Lr10-like isoform X2, giving the protein MSTGTSSLPTTFSSDNSSSNGVMVLGLILIGILIWCSVPKCINWFDGIQKSSSRQTPDTKFMTLAVDKFLNDMEREKLIRFTDQQLRIATDNYSSLLGSGGFGKVYRGSLSNGTMIAVKVLRESSDKRIDEQFMAEVGTLGKVHHFNLVHLHGFCFEANLRALVYEYMVNGALEKYLFHESMTLSFEKLHEIAVGTARGIAYLHEECQQRIIHYDIKPGNILLDRNFNPKVADFGLAKLCNREITHLTLTKSRGTPGYAAPELWMPNFPVTHKCDVYSFGMLLFEIIGRRRNLDVELVESQEWFPVWVWKRFEAGEFEELIIACGIEEKNGEIAERMVNVALLCVQYRPDLRPIMRDVVKMLEGSVEVPKPVIPFPHLIDLTSTTGPVQASQTNTDASIGYYSSAMTTKSVNVLGTPTTTKYEIKLASV; this is encoded by the exons ATGTCCACGGGCACCTCCAGCTTGCCGACCACCTTCTCGAGTGACAATTCTAGTTCCAATGGAG TTATGGTTCTTGGATTGATATTGATAGGTATTCTCATTTGGTGCTCAGTGCCCAAATGCATAAATTGGTTTGACGGTATTCAGAAATCATCATCTAGACAGACACCAGACACAAAATTTATGACACTCGCTGTGGATAAGTTTCTGAATGACATGGAAAGAGAGAAGCTAATCAGGTTCACTGATCAACAGCTAAGGATTGCAACTGATAATTACTCTTCTCTGTTGGGATCTGGAGGATTCGGAAAAGTTTATAGAGGAAGTTTGAGTAATGGAACCATGATTGCTGTGAAGGTTCTACGTGAGAGTTCTGACAAGAGAATTGATGAACAGTTTATGGCAGAAGTGGGTACCCTTGGTAAAGTTCATCACTTCAATCTAGTTCATCTGCATGGATTTTGCTTTGAAGCAAACTTGAGAGCTCTGGTTTACGAGTACATGGTGAATGGCGCGCTTGAAAAATACCTGTTTCATGAAAGCATGACCTTATCATTTGAAAAGCTTCATGAGATCGCAGTTGGCACAGCGAGAGGCATCGCTTACTTGCATGAAGAATGCCAACAGAGAATAATCCACTATGACATTAAACCAGGAAATATTCTCTTGGACAGGAATTTCAATCCTAAAGTTGCTGATTTTGGTTTAGCCAAGCTTTGTAACCGGGAAATTACACATCTAACCTTGACCAAGAGTAGGGGGACTCCTGGTTATGCTGCACCTGAACTTTGGATGCCTAATTTTCCTGTGACTCACAAGTGTGATGTTTACAGCTTTGGAATGCTGTTATTTGAAATCATAGGCAGGAGAAGAAACCTTGACGTTGAACTTGTTGAAAGCCAGGAGTGGTTTCCAGTGTGGGTTTGGAAAAGATTTGAGGCTGGAGAATTTGAGGAGTTGATAATAGCATGTGggatagaagagaaaaatgggGAGATAGCAGAGAGAATGGTTAATGTAGCTCTATTGTGTGTTCAGTACAGGCCAGATTTAAGGCCTATAATGAGGGATGTGGTGAAAATGTTGGAAGGTTCTGTTGAAGTTCCAAAACCTGTGATTCCGTTTCCACACTTGATTGATTTGACTTCCACCACTGGTCCGGTCCAAGCATCACAAACCAATACTGATGCAAGTATTGGTTATTACTCTTCAGCAATGACAACCAAATCTGTCAATGTACTTGGCACTCCTACTACGACCAAGTATGAGATTAAATTAGCCTCTGTGTAG